One window from the genome of Lepisosteus oculatus isolate fLepOcu1 chromosome 25, fLepOcu1.hap2, whole genome shotgun sequence encodes:
- the atp13a2 gene encoding polyamine-transporting ATPase 13A2 isoform X3 — MDVQGYRRVQWRVLLCHLGAVLSAGLLLLLFHWRPRLGVWARCQPCPLSQAQLLLIRDSHGQRSLVDVISEEVEEGSLEQPGAEPEEPDWRDTVQLHKEETPVLRYYIFEGLRYVWLARKGAFCRVSVLDEGLTCSELQRRRRGLGREEQRARRKVYGQNLIDVPVKSYLRLLLEEVLNPFYIFQIFSVVLWISDNYYYYAICIILISLVSIAVSLYEIRKQSVTLRRMAQLVVSVLVRRASGEEESVNSLDLVPGDCLLVPPEGLLLPCDAALLEGECMVNESLLTGESVPVMKTPLLKGTALYSPDAHQRHTLFCGTQVIQAKGASQVNAIAVVTRTGFFTAKGDLVSSIMYPQPINFRFYSDSMKFLLFLGLLAAVGTVYSLVILGRSGVSWSMMLIRALDIVTIIVPAALPAAMTTGTIYSQSRLKKQGVFCISPPRINVSGKVTAACFDKTGTLTQEGLDVWGVLPGAAGGPGELVPDPRLLPAGPLLTALACCHSACLLGGQPVGDPLDLKMIESTGWELQEPEEEASKLFGGVRVLAVMKPPAPEQQPQGITPSRPLAILRRFPFSSALQRMGVVVRAAGETAALAFLKGAPEMVASLCRRDSVPASFSMTLHQFASDGFRVLGLAYKSLTQRSQEELEDMTREAVESGMQFLGFLVMRNLVKPETAPVISTLRQASIRTIMATGDNILTAVNVARGCGMVAPGERVIFVHGTPPLGCSPPTLRFLLAESGGATQDGVDFPAQGLYQQAPGPYHLALNGKSFSVLCEHFPEYLPKVLLRGTIYARMAPEQKTQLVKELQKINYCVAMCGDGANDCGALRAADVGVSLSEAEASVASPFTSHTDDITCIPLLIREGRCSLVTSFGLFRYMALYSLIQFSSVLILYTVKTNLGDLQFLFFDLVLVTSLAIVMGRSGPADQLCARRPPASLLAAPVLTSLLLHTLLLVLTQISTLFITKAQDWFVPLNDTVVGAGNLPNFENTGLFGVTGYQYLIMAIVLSKGHPFRKPLYTNVLFMLVLAVLCAFMSWLVLYPLHGLRQLLSLQQVDDMKYKLLLVALSALNFFCALMLEVLVEQALPCCLQRLRGPRPSKKLYKRLDSVLRLEGHWPPLDQPLPSPGSTAIDVR; from the exons ATG GACGTACAGGGGTACCGGCGTGTGCAGTGGCGCGTGCTGCTGTGCCACCTGGGCGCTGTGCTGAGCGcagggctgctgctgctgctgttccacTGGAGACCCCGGCTGGGCGTCTGGGCGCGCTGCCAGCCCTGCCCGCTGTCCCAGGCCCAGCTGCTGCTCATCAGG GACAGCCATGGGCAGCGGTCTCTGGTGGACGTGATCTCGGAGGAGGTGGAGGAAGGCAG CCTGGAGCAGCCGGGAGCCGAGCCGGAAGAGCCGGACTGGAGGGACACTGTGCAGCTGCACAAGGAGGAG ACACCGGTGCTGCGGTACTACATCTTTGAGGGGCTGCGCTACGTGTGGCTGGCCAGGAAGGGGGCGTTCTGCCGGGTCAG TGTCCTGGACGAGGGCTTGACGTGCTCGGAGCTGCAGCGCCGGAGACGAGGGCTGGGCCGCGAGGAGCAGCGAGCCCG GAGGAAGGTGTACGGGCAGAACCTGATCGACGTCCCGGTGAAGTCGTACCTGCggctgctgctggaggag GTGCTGAACCCCTTCTACATATTCCAGATCTTCAGCGTGGTCCTCTGGATCAGTGATAACTATTACTACTACGCCATCTGCATCATCCTCATCTCCCTGGTGTCCATCGCTGTGTCCCTGTACGAGATCCGCAAG CAAAGCGTCACTCTGCGCAGGATGGCCCAGCTGGTGGTCAGCGTGCTGGTGCGCCGGGCCAGCGGGG AGGAGGAGAGTGTGAACTCGCTGGACCTGGTGCCCGGGGACTGCCTGCTGGTCCCCCCAGAGGGGCTGCTGCTGCCCTGCGACGCCGCCCTGCTGGAGGGCGAGTGCATGGTGAACGAGAGCCTGCTGACAG GGGAGAGCGTGCCCGTCATGAAGACCCCCCTGCTGAAGGGCACCGCGCTGTACTCCCCAGACGCGCACCAGCGACACACGCTGTTCTGCGGGACCCAGGTCATCCAGGCCAAGGGAGCCAGCCAGGTGAACGCCATTGCTGTGGTCACCCGCACAG GCTTCTTCACGGCGAAGGGGGATCTGGTGAGCTCCATCATGTACCCCCAGCCAATCAACTTCCGCTTCTACAGTGACTCCATGAAGTTCCTGCTGTTCCTGGGGTTGCTAG CTGCGGTGGGCACAGTCTACAGCCTGGTGATCCTGGGCCGGTCTGGG GTGTCGTGGTCGATGATGCTGATCCGCGCTCTGGACATCGTGACCATCATCGTGCCGGCGGCGCTGCCCGCTGCCATGACGACTGGCACCATCTACTCCCAGAGCCGGCTGAAGAAGCAGGGGGTGTTCTGCATCAGCCCCCCCCGCATCAACGTGTCGGGCAAGGTCACCGCGGCGTGCTTCGACAAG ACGGGCACCCTGACGCAGGAGGGCCTGGACGTGTGGGGCGTGCTGCCGGGGGCCGCAGGGGGGCCCGGGGAGCTGGTGCCCGACCCCCGGCTGCTCCCCGCCGGCCCTCTGCTGACCGCGCTGGCCTGCTGCCACTCCGCCTGCCTGCTGGGGGGGCAGCCTGTGGGGGACCCCCTGGACCTCAAGATGATAGAGTCCACTGGCTGG gagctgcaggagcCGGAGGAGGAGGCAAGCAAGCTATTCGGGGGGGTGAGGGTCCTGGCAGTGATGAAGCCCCCTGCCCCTGAACAGCAGCCCCAGGGCATC ACTCCCAGCCGGCCCCTGGCCATCCTGCGCCGGTTCCCCTTCTCCTCCGCGCTGCAGCGCATGGGCGTGGTGGTCCGCGCCGCAGGGGAGACAGCAGCCCTGGCCTTCCTCAAGGGGGCGCCAGAGATGGTGGCCAGCCTGTGCCGCAGAGACAGCG tgccagCCAGCTTCTCCATGACTCTGCACCAGTTTGCCAGCGACGGGTTCCGGGTCCTGGGCCTGGCCTACAAGAGCCTGACCCAGCGCagtcaggaggagctggaggacaTGACCAG GGAGGCGGTAGAGAGCGGCATGCAGTTTCTGGGCTTCTTGGTGATGCGGAACTTGGTGAAGCCAGAGACTGCGCCCGTCATTTCCACACTGCGCCAGGCCAGCATCCGCACCATCATGGCGACGG GTGACAACATCCTGACAGCGGTGAATGTGGCGAGGGGCTGCGGGATGGTGGCGCCAGGCGAGAGGGTCATTTTCGTCCACGGGACGCCCCCCCTGGGCTGCTCTCCGCCCACACTCAGATTCCTGCTGGCAGAGTCTGGGGGGGCCACGCAGGATGGAGTGGACTTCCCTGCTCAG ggtCTGTACCAGCAGGCCCCTGGCCCCTATCACCTGGCGCTCAACGGGAAGTCCttctctgtgctgtgtgagcACTTCCCCGAGTACCTGCCCAAG GTGCTGCTCCGGGGGACGATCTACGCACGCATGGCGCCAGAGCAGAAGACACAGCTGGTGAAGGAGCTGCAGAAAATCAa CTACTGCGTGGCCATGTGTGGCGACGGTGCCAACGACTGCGGAGCCCTGCGCGCGGCGGACGTGGGCGTGTCTCTCTCGGAGGCGGAGGCGTCGGTGGCCTCGCCCTTCACCTCCCACACGGACGACATCACCTGCATCCCCCTGCTGATCCG GGAGGGGCGCTGTTCTCTAGTCACATCGTTTGGGCTCTTCAGATACATGGCGCTGTATAGCCTGATTCAGTTCAGCTCCGTCCTCATCCTCTACACT gTCAAGACTAACCTGGGTGACTTGCAGTTCCTGTTCTTTGACCTGGTTCTGGTCACCTCCCTGGCGATTGTGATGGGTCGGTCCGGCCCGGCGGACCAGCTGTGTGCCCGCCGGCCCCCTGCCAGCCTGCTGGCCGCTCCGGTGCTGACCAGCCTGCTGCTGCACACGCTGCTCCTGGTGCTCACACAGATCAGCACACTCTTCATCACCAAGGCCCAGGACTG GTTTGTTCCTCTCAATGACACAGTAGTGGGCGCTGGGAACCTGCCCAACTTCGAGAACACGGGGCTGTTTGGGGTGACGGGGTACCAGTACCTCATCATGGCGATAGTGCTCTCCAAAGGACACCCCTTCAGGAAGCCCCTGTATACTAACG tgctgtTCATGCTGGTGCTGGCGGTGCTGTGTGCCTTCATGAGCTGGCTTGTGCTCTACCCTCTGCACGGGCTGCGCCAGCTGCTCTCGCTGCAGCAGGTCGATGACATGAAGTACAAGCTCCTGCTGGTGGCGCTGTCCGCCCTCAACTTCTTCTGCGCCCTGATGCTGGAG gtgctggtgGAGCAGGCGCTGCCGTGCTGCCTGCAGCGGCTGAGAGGACCGCGCCCTTCCAAGAAGCTGTACAAGCGCCTGGACTCCGTCCTGCGGCTGGAGGGCCACTGGCCCCCCCTGGACCAGCCCCTGCCCTCCCCCGGCTCCACCGCCATCGACGTCCGCTAG
- the atp13a2 gene encoding polyamine-transporting ATPase 13A2 isoform X2, which yields MSADNSEQPPGQQSGGPSAPGPPCPSTESHMDVQGYRRVQWRVLLCHLGAVLSAGLLLLLFHWRPRLGVWARCQPCPLSQAQLLLIRDSHGQRSLVDVISEEVEEGSLEQPGAEPEEPDWRDTVQLHKEETPVLRYYIFEGLRYVWLARKGAFCRVSVLDEGLTCSELQRRRRGLGREEQRARRKVYGQNLIDVPVKSYLRLLLEEIFSVVLWISDNYYYYAICIILISLVSIAVSLYEIRKQSVTLRRMAQLVVSVLVRRASGEEESVNSLDLVPGDCLLVPPEGLLLPCDAALLEGECMVNESLLTGESVPVMKTPLLKGTALYSPDAHQRHTLFCGTQVIQAKGASQVNAIAVVTRTGFFTAKGDLVSSIMYPQPINFRFYSDSMKFLLFLGLLAAVGTVYSLVILGRSGVSWSMMLIRALDIVTIIVPAALPAAMTTGTIYSQSRLKKQGVFCISPPRINVSGKVTAACFDKTGTLTQEGLDVWGVLPGAAGGPGELVPDPRLLPAGPLLTALACCHSACLLGGQPVGDPLDLKMIESTGWELQEPEEEASKLFGGVRVLAVMKPPAPEQQPQGITPSRPLAILRRFPFSSALQRMGVVVRAAGETAALAFLKGAPEMVASLCRRDSVPASFSMTLHQFASDGFRVLGLAYKSLTQRSQEELEDMTREAVESGMQFLGFLVMRNLVKPETAPVISTLRQASIRTIMATGDNILTAVNVARGCGMVAPGERVIFVHGTPPLGCSPPTLRFLLAESGGATQDGVDFPAQGLYQQAPGPYHLALNGKSFSVLCEHFPEYLPKVLLRGTIYARMAPEQKTQLVKELQKINYCVAMCGDGANDCGALRAADVGVSLSEAEASVASPFTSHTDDITCIPLLIREGRCSLVTSFGLFRYMALYSLIQFSSVLILYTVKTNLGDLQFLFFDLVLVTSLAIVMGRSGPADQLCARRPPASLLAAPVLTSLLLHTLLLVLTQISTLFITKAQDWFVPLNDTVVGAGNLPNFENTGLFGVTGYQYLIMAIVLSKGHPFRKPLYTNVLFMLVLAVLCAFMSWLVLYPLHGLRQLLSLQQVDDMKYKLLLVALSALNFFCALMLEVLVEQALPCCLQRLRGPRPSKKLYKRLDSVLRLEGHWPPLDQPLPSPGSTAIDVR from the exons ATGAGCGCAG aTAACAGTGAGCAGCCACCCGGGCAGCAGTCTGGGGGTCCCTCTGCCCCGGGCCCTCCCTGCCCCAGCACAGAGTCCCACATG GACGTACAGGGGTACCGGCGTGTGCAGTGGCGCGTGCTGCTGTGCCACCTGGGCGCTGTGCTGAGCGcagggctgctgctgctgctgttccacTGGAGACCCCGGCTGGGCGTCTGGGCGCGCTGCCAGCCCTGCCCGCTGTCCCAGGCCCAGCTGCTGCTCATCAGG GACAGCCATGGGCAGCGGTCTCTGGTGGACGTGATCTCGGAGGAGGTGGAGGAAGGCAG CCTGGAGCAGCCGGGAGCCGAGCCGGAAGAGCCGGACTGGAGGGACACTGTGCAGCTGCACAAGGAGGAG ACACCGGTGCTGCGGTACTACATCTTTGAGGGGCTGCGCTACGTGTGGCTGGCCAGGAAGGGGGCGTTCTGCCGGGTCAG TGTCCTGGACGAGGGCTTGACGTGCTCGGAGCTGCAGCGCCGGAGACGAGGGCTGGGCCGCGAGGAGCAGCGAGCCCG GAGGAAGGTGTACGGGCAGAACCTGATCGACGTCCCGGTGAAGTCGTACCTGCggctgctgctggaggag ATCTTCAGCGTGGTCCTCTGGATCAGTGATAACTATTACTACTACGCCATCTGCATCATCCTCATCTCCCTGGTGTCCATCGCTGTGTCCCTGTACGAGATCCGCAAG CAAAGCGTCACTCTGCGCAGGATGGCCCAGCTGGTGGTCAGCGTGCTGGTGCGCCGGGCCAGCGGGG AGGAGGAGAGTGTGAACTCGCTGGACCTGGTGCCCGGGGACTGCCTGCTGGTCCCCCCAGAGGGGCTGCTGCTGCCCTGCGACGCCGCCCTGCTGGAGGGCGAGTGCATGGTGAACGAGAGCCTGCTGACAG GGGAGAGCGTGCCCGTCATGAAGACCCCCCTGCTGAAGGGCACCGCGCTGTACTCCCCAGACGCGCACCAGCGACACACGCTGTTCTGCGGGACCCAGGTCATCCAGGCCAAGGGAGCCAGCCAGGTGAACGCCATTGCTGTGGTCACCCGCACAG GCTTCTTCACGGCGAAGGGGGATCTGGTGAGCTCCATCATGTACCCCCAGCCAATCAACTTCCGCTTCTACAGTGACTCCATGAAGTTCCTGCTGTTCCTGGGGTTGCTAG CTGCGGTGGGCACAGTCTACAGCCTGGTGATCCTGGGCCGGTCTGGG GTGTCGTGGTCGATGATGCTGATCCGCGCTCTGGACATCGTGACCATCATCGTGCCGGCGGCGCTGCCCGCTGCCATGACGACTGGCACCATCTACTCCCAGAGCCGGCTGAAGAAGCAGGGGGTGTTCTGCATCAGCCCCCCCCGCATCAACGTGTCGGGCAAGGTCACCGCGGCGTGCTTCGACAAG ACGGGCACCCTGACGCAGGAGGGCCTGGACGTGTGGGGCGTGCTGCCGGGGGCCGCAGGGGGGCCCGGGGAGCTGGTGCCCGACCCCCGGCTGCTCCCCGCCGGCCCTCTGCTGACCGCGCTGGCCTGCTGCCACTCCGCCTGCCTGCTGGGGGGGCAGCCTGTGGGGGACCCCCTGGACCTCAAGATGATAGAGTCCACTGGCTGG gagctgcaggagcCGGAGGAGGAGGCAAGCAAGCTATTCGGGGGGGTGAGGGTCCTGGCAGTGATGAAGCCCCCTGCCCCTGAACAGCAGCCCCAGGGCATC ACTCCCAGCCGGCCCCTGGCCATCCTGCGCCGGTTCCCCTTCTCCTCCGCGCTGCAGCGCATGGGCGTGGTGGTCCGCGCCGCAGGGGAGACAGCAGCCCTGGCCTTCCTCAAGGGGGCGCCAGAGATGGTGGCCAGCCTGTGCCGCAGAGACAGCG tgccagCCAGCTTCTCCATGACTCTGCACCAGTTTGCCAGCGACGGGTTCCGGGTCCTGGGCCTGGCCTACAAGAGCCTGACCCAGCGCagtcaggaggagctggaggacaTGACCAG GGAGGCGGTAGAGAGCGGCATGCAGTTTCTGGGCTTCTTGGTGATGCGGAACTTGGTGAAGCCAGAGACTGCGCCCGTCATTTCCACACTGCGCCAGGCCAGCATCCGCACCATCATGGCGACGG GTGACAACATCCTGACAGCGGTGAATGTGGCGAGGGGCTGCGGGATGGTGGCGCCAGGCGAGAGGGTCATTTTCGTCCACGGGACGCCCCCCCTGGGCTGCTCTCCGCCCACACTCAGATTCCTGCTGGCAGAGTCTGGGGGGGCCACGCAGGATGGAGTGGACTTCCCTGCTCAG ggtCTGTACCAGCAGGCCCCTGGCCCCTATCACCTGGCGCTCAACGGGAAGTCCttctctgtgctgtgtgagcACTTCCCCGAGTACCTGCCCAAG GTGCTGCTCCGGGGGACGATCTACGCACGCATGGCGCCAGAGCAGAAGACACAGCTGGTGAAGGAGCTGCAGAAAATCAa CTACTGCGTGGCCATGTGTGGCGACGGTGCCAACGACTGCGGAGCCCTGCGCGCGGCGGACGTGGGCGTGTCTCTCTCGGAGGCGGAGGCGTCGGTGGCCTCGCCCTTCACCTCCCACACGGACGACATCACCTGCATCCCCCTGCTGATCCG GGAGGGGCGCTGTTCTCTAGTCACATCGTTTGGGCTCTTCAGATACATGGCGCTGTATAGCCTGATTCAGTTCAGCTCCGTCCTCATCCTCTACACT gTCAAGACTAACCTGGGTGACTTGCAGTTCCTGTTCTTTGACCTGGTTCTGGTCACCTCCCTGGCGATTGTGATGGGTCGGTCCGGCCCGGCGGACCAGCTGTGTGCCCGCCGGCCCCCTGCCAGCCTGCTGGCCGCTCCGGTGCTGACCAGCCTGCTGCTGCACACGCTGCTCCTGGTGCTCACACAGATCAGCACACTCTTCATCACCAAGGCCCAGGACTG GTTTGTTCCTCTCAATGACACAGTAGTGGGCGCTGGGAACCTGCCCAACTTCGAGAACACGGGGCTGTTTGGGGTGACGGGGTACCAGTACCTCATCATGGCGATAGTGCTCTCCAAAGGACACCCCTTCAGGAAGCCCCTGTATACTAACG tgctgtTCATGCTGGTGCTGGCGGTGCTGTGTGCCTTCATGAGCTGGCTTGTGCTCTACCCTCTGCACGGGCTGCGCCAGCTGCTCTCGCTGCAGCAGGTCGATGACATGAAGTACAAGCTCCTGCTGGTGGCGCTGTCCGCCCTCAACTTCTTCTGCGCCCTGATGCTGGAG gtgctggtgGAGCAGGCGCTGCCGTGCTGCCTGCAGCGGCTGAGAGGACCGCGCCCTTCCAAGAAGCTGTACAAGCGCCTGGACTCCGTCCTGCGGCTGGAGGGCCACTGGCCCCCCCTGGACCAGCCCCTGCCCTCCCCCGGCTCCACCGCCATCGACGTCCGCTAG
- the atp13a2 gene encoding polyamine-transporting ATPase 13A2 isoform X1: MSADNSEQPPGQQSGGPSAPGPPCPSTESHMDVQGYRRVQWRVLLCHLGAVLSAGLLLLLFHWRPRLGVWARCQPCPLSQAQLLLIRDSHGQRSLVDVISEEVEEGSLEQPGAEPEEPDWRDTVQLHKEETPVLRYYIFEGLRYVWLARKGAFCRVSVLDEGLTCSELQRRRRGLGREEQRARRKVYGQNLIDVPVKSYLRLLLEEVLNPFYIFQIFSVVLWISDNYYYYAICIILISLVSIAVSLYEIRKQSVTLRRMAQLVVSVLVRRASGEEESVNSLDLVPGDCLLVPPEGLLLPCDAALLEGECMVNESLLTGESVPVMKTPLLKGTALYSPDAHQRHTLFCGTQVIQAKGASQVNAIAVVTRTGFFTAKGDLVSSIMYPQPINFRFYSDSMKFLLFLGLLAAVGTVYSLVILGRSGVSWSMMLIRALDIVTIIVPAALPAAMTTGTIYSQSRLKKQGVFCISPPRINVSGKVTAACFDKTGTLTQEGLDVWGVLPGAAGGPGELVPDPRLLPAGPLLTALACCHSACLLGGQPVGDPLDLKMIESTGWELQEPEEEASKLFGGVRVLAVMKPPAPEQQPQGITPSRPLAILRRFPFSSALQRMGVVVRAAGETAALAFLKGAPEMVASLCRRDSVPASFSMTLHQFASDGFRVLGLAYKSLTQRSQEELEDMTREAVESGMQFLGFLVMRNLVKPETAPVISTLRQASIRTIMATGDNILTAVNVARGCGMVAPGERVIFVHGTPPLGCSPPTLRFLLAESGGATQDGVDFPAQGLYQQAPGPYHLALNGKSFSVLCEHFPEYLPKVLLRGTIYARMAPEQKTQLVKELQKINYCVAMCGDGANDCGALRAADVGVSLSEAEASVASPFTSHTDDITCIPLLIREGRCSLVTSFGLFRYMALYSLIQFSSVLILYTVKTNLGDLQFLFFDLVLVTSLAIVMGRSGPADQLCARRPPASLLAAPVLTSLLLHTLLLVLTQISTLFITKAQDWFVPLNDTVVGAGNLPNFENTGLFGVTGYQYLIMAIVLSKGHPFRKPLYTNVLFMLVLAVLCAFMSWLVLYPLHGLRQLLSLQQVDDMKYKLLLVALSALNFFCALMLEVLVEQALPCCLQRLRGPRPSKKLYKRLDSVLRLEGHWPPLDQPLPSPGSTAIDVR, encoded by the exons ATGAGCGCAG aTAACAGTGAGCAGCCACCCGGGCAGCAGTCTGGGGGTCCCTCTGCCCCGGGCCCTCCCTGCCCCAGCACAGAGTCCCACATG GACGTACAGGGGTACCGGCGTGTGCAGTGGCGCGTGCTGCTGTGCCACCTGGGCGCTGTGCTGAGCGcagggctgctgctgctgctgttccacTGGAGACCCCGGCTGGGCGTCTGGGCGCGCTGCCAGCCCTGCCCGCTGTCCCAGGCCCAGCTGCTGCTCATCAGG GACAGCCATGGGCAGCGGTCTCTGGTGGACGTGATCTCGGAGGAGGTGGAGGAAGGCAG CCTGGAGCAGCCGGGAGCCGAGCCGGAAGAGCCGGACTGGAGGGACACTGTGCAGCTGCACAAGGAGGAG ACACCGGTGCTGCGGTACTACATCTTTGAGGGGCTGCGCTACGTGTGGCTGGCCAGGAAGGGGGCGTTCTGCCGGGTCAG TGTCCTGGACGAGGGCTTGACGTGCTCGGAGCTGCAGCGCCGGAGACGAGGGCTGGGCCGCGAGGAGCAGCGAGCCCG GAGGAAGGTGTACGGGCAGAACCTGATCGACGTCCCGGTGAAGTCGTACCTGCggctgctgctggaggag GTGCTGAACCCCTTCTACATATTCCAGATCTTCAGCGTGGTCCTCTGGATCAGTGATAACTATTACTACTACGCCATCTGCATCATCCTCATCTCCCTGGTGTCCATCGCTGTGTCCCTGTACGAGATCCGCAAG CAAAGCGTCACTCTGCGCAGGATGGCCCAGCTGGTGGTCAGCGTGCTGGTGCGCCGGGCCAGCGGGG AGGAGGAGAGTGTGAACTCGCTGGACCTGGTGCCCGGGGACTGCCTGCTGGTCCCCCCAGAGGGGCTGCTGCTGCCCTGCGACGCCGCCCTGCTGGAGGGCGAGTGCATGGTGAACGAGAGCCTGCTGACAG GGGAGAGCGTGCCCGTCATGAAGACCCCCCTGCTGAAGGGCACCGCGCTGTACTCCCCAGACGCGCACCAGCGACACACGCTGTTCTGCGGGACCCAGGTCATCCAGGCCAAGGGAGCCAGCCAGGTGAACGCCATTGCTGTGGTCACCCGCACAG GCTTCTTCACGGCGAAGGGGGATCTGGTGAGCTCCATCATGTACCCCCAGCCAATCAACTTCCGCTTCTACAGTGACTCCATGAAGTTCCTGCTGTTCCTGGGGTTGCTAG CTGCGGTGGGCACAGTCTACAGCCTGGTGATCCTGGGCCGGTCTGGG GTGTCGTGGTCGATGATGCTGATCCGCGCTCTGGACATCGTGACCATCATCGTGCCGGCGGCGCTGCCCGCTGCCATGACGACTGGCACCATCTACTCCCAGAGCCGGCTGAAGAAGCAGGGGGTGTTCTGCATCAGCCCCCCCCGCATCAACGTGTCGGGCAAGGTCACCGCGGCGTGCTTCGACAAG ACGGGCACCCTGACGCAGGAGGGCCTGGACGTGTGGGGCGTGCTGCCGGGGGCCGCAGGGGGGCCCGGGGAGCTGGTGCCCGACCCCCGGCTGCTCCCCGCCGGCCCTCTGCTGACCGCGCTGGCCTGCTGCCACTCCGCCTGCCTGCTGGGGGGGCAGCCTGTGGGGGACCCCCTGGACCTCAAGATGATAGAGTCCACTGGCTGG gagctgcaggagcCGGAGGAGGAGGCAAGCAAGCTATTCGGGGGGGTGAGGGTCCTGGCAGTGATGAAGCCCCCTGCCCCTGAACAGCAGCCCCAGGGCATC ACTCCCAGCCGGCCCCTGGCCATCCTGCGCCGGTTCCCCTTCTCCTCCGCGCTGCAGCGCATGGGCGTGGTGGTCCGCGCCGCAGGGGAGACAGCAGCCCTGGCCTTCCTCAAGGGGGCGCCAGAGATGGTGGCCAGCCTGTGCCGCAGAGACAGCG tgccagCCAGCTTCTCCATGACTCTGCACCAGTTTGCCAGCGACGGGTTCCGGGTCCTGGGCCTGGCCTACAAGAGCCTGACCCAGCGCagtcaggaggagctggaggacaTGACCAG GGAGGCGGTAGAGAGCGGCATGCAGTTTCTGGGCTTCTTGGTGATGCGGAACTTGGTGAAGCCAGAGACTGCGCCCGTCATTTCCACACTGCGCCAGGCCAGCATCCGCACCATCATGGCGACGG GTGACAACATCCTGACAGCGGTGAATGTGGCGAGGGGCTGCGGGATGGTGGCGCCAGGCGAGAGGGTCATTTTCGTCCACGGGACGCCCCCCCTGGGCTGCTCTCCGCCCACACTCAGATTCCTGCTGGCAGAGTCTGGGGGGGCCACGCAGGATGGAGTGGACTTCCCTGCTCAG ggtCTGTACCAGCAGGCCCCTGGCCCCTATCACCTGGCGCTCAACGGGAAGTCCttctctgtgctgtgtgagcACTTCCCCGAGTACCTGCCCAAG GTGCTGCTCCGGGGGACGATCTACGCACGCATGGCGCCAGAGCAGAAGACACAGCTGGTGAAGGAGCTGCAGAAAATCAa CTACTGCGTGGCCATGTGTGGCGACGGTGCCAACGACTGCGGAGCCCTGCGCGCGGCGGACGTGGGCGTGTCTCTCTCGGAGGCGGAGGCGTCGGTGGCCTCGCCCTTCACCTCCCACACGGACGACATCACCTGCATCCCCCTGCTGATCCG GGAGGGGCGCTGTTCTCTAGTCACATCGTTTGGGCTCTTCAGATACATGGCGCTGTATAGCCTGATTCAGTTCAGCTCCGTCCTCATCCTCTACACT gTCAAGACTAACCTGGGTGACTTGCAGTTCCTGTTCTTTGACCTGGTTCTGGTCACCTCCCTGGCGATTGTGATGGGTCGGTCCGGCCCGGCGGACCAGCTGTGTGCCCGCCGGCCCCCTGCCAGCCTGCTGGCCGCTCCGGTGCTGACCAGCCTGCTGCTGCACACGCTGCTCCTGGTGCTCACACAGATCAGCACACTCTTCATCACCAAGGCCCAGGACTG GTTTGTTCCTCTCAATGACACAGTAGTGGGCGCTGGGAACCTGCCCAACTTCGAGAACACGGGGCTGTTTGGGGTGACGGGGTACCAGTACCTCATCATGGCGATAGTGCTCTCCAAAGGACACCCCTTCAGGAAGCCCCTGTATACTAACG tgctgtTCATGCTGGTGCTGGCGGTGCTGTGTGCCTTCATGAGCTGGCTTGTGCTCTACCCTCTGCACGGGCTGCGCCAGCTGCTCTCGCTGCAGCAGGTCGATGACATGAAGTACAAGCTCCTGCTGGTGGCGCTGTCCGCCCTCAACTTCTTCTGCGCCCTGATGCTGGAG gtgctggtgGAGCAGGCGCTGCCGTGCTGCCTGCAGCGGCTGAGAGGACCGCGCCCTTCCAAGAAGCTGTACAAGCGCCTGGACTCCGTCCTGCGGCTGGAGGGCCACTGGCCCCCCCTGGACCAGCCCCTGCCCTCCCCCGGCTCCACCGCCATCGACGTCCGCTAG